AAATTAATCTTCATGATAAAGTACTTCCAGAACAGTCTGTCCGACTGCATTTAAAGTAGCTTTATCTATATTACTCATGTCATCAGAATGCTTGTGATGATGTTTATTAAAACGATTATGTGTGTTAGCGTCATACTCAACAATATTGATTGTTGGAATATGTATCAGATTATTAATATATAAGTGATCATCAATAATTGGTGGTGTTTTTTCGGAAATAAAAAAATTTGAATAACCATTTTTTGATGCTGTGCTCCAGACCTTTTCTACAATACGTGATGCAAATTTTATAGATACTCCCTCTTTGGTAAATCTCGCATTCTCACCTCCTACCATATCTAATAAGATGCCATAATCAGCAAAGTAATTTGCAACATGTGGATTATTTGACCAATACTGTGACCCTAGACACCATGAATGAGGCTTTGAATTTATAGTACCGCTAGGTTCACCTTGATCCTCAACGTCAAAAAAGATTATATCAACACCAATATCTATGGGTTTTATTTGAATTTGTCGCGCAATTTCTAATAAAACACCTACCCCACTGCCACCGTCATTAGCGCCTAAAATTGGATTATTAATATTAATAGAATCGTTATCAGCTATATATCTACTGTCCCAATGTGCACATAATAAAATTCTTGTATATGCATCATTATTAAATGATGCAATAATATTCTTCATGCTCATTCTATGTCCATCAAAACGTTCAACAACATCTGATTGGATAATTACTTCTGCACCATACTCTGACAATTTATTTTTTAAATAAATAGCACAATTTAAATGAGCCTGAGAGTTTGGAACTCGGGGTCCAAAATTAACTTGAGCTTCAATAAAAGAATAAGCTGAATCTGCATTAAATTTTGGAACTATTATTTCAGCTGTTTCAATATCTAGTTTTAATGATTTTACCTCATTATTTTTACATGAAAAAAATAGAAAAACTAAAATACTAACTAATATGTTTCCAGGTCGCACCATCTTTTGTGTCTTTTATTTCAATATTTAAACTATTTAAACCATCTCTAATTTTATCAGCAGTCTCCCAGTCCTTATTTTTTTTTGAATTGTTTCTAATGTCTAAAATCAAAGACATGACATCACTTATGTCAGAAGAATTACTTTTATCCTCTATACTAGAAAGACCGAAAATATCTACTACATATTTATTAAATAATTTTTTTAACTCTTCAATATTATCACCAGATAAATGATTACTACCTTCTTTAGTAGAGTTAATAATTTTTACTGCGTCAAATAGATGCGATAAAACAATAGGAGTATTTAAATCATCATTAATAGCTTCATCACACTTAGAAGTAAATAAAGATACATCTAGATTTGAAGATTTATGAGGTTGAATCTCGTTTAACGTATTTATACCATTAAATAATCTAATTAGTCCTTTCTCAGCTGCTTTAAGGGCAGAGTTGGAAAAATCTATCGTGCTTCTATAATGAGCTTGTAAAAGAAAAAATCTAATGACCATTGGATGATAGGCTTGTTCGAGTTTATCATGAGATCCTTCAAAAAACTCGTTTAATGTTATAAAGTTTCCTAATGACTTCCCCATTTTCTGACCCCCAATAGTTATCATATTATTGTGCATCCAATAATTAGCACCTTTATTATTATTAGCAGCACAACATTGAGCTATTTCAGCCTCATGGTGAGGAAATACTAAATCCATACCTCCACCATGTATATCAAACTCTTCTCCCAAATACTTACAACTCATTGCAGAACATTCTAAGTGCCAACCTGGAAATCCGTCACCCCATGGAGATGGCCACCTCATAATATGCTCTGGGGACGCATTTTTCCATAAAGCAAAATCAACTGAGTTTTTTTTATCCGATTGACCTGCTAAATCTCTTGTGTTATCCATCAAGTCTTCGATTTTTCTTCTTGAAAGAGATCCATATTTATTAGACTTGTTATACTTGACAACATCAAAATAGACTGAACCATTAACCACATAACCAAAACCATTAATAATAATTTTTTTAATCATTTCTATTTGTTCAATAATATGTCCTGATGCCAACGGTTCAATACTTGGGGATTGTACATTTAATTTGTCCATTGACTCATGATATTTTTTTGTATAAAAATGAGCCACTTCCATTGGTTCAAGTTGTAAAGCTTTTGCTGTTTCTCCGATTTTATCCCCACCTTCATCAGCATCATTTACTAAATGACCAACATCGGTTATATTTCTGACATATCTGACTTTGTATTTTAAATGCTTAAAATATCTAAACAAAATATCAAATGTTATTGCCGGTCTAGCGTGACCTAGGTGTCCCTCACCATAAACAGTAGGTCCGCATACATACATTGTAACTACGCCAGGTCTAATTGACTTAAAAACCTCCTTTTTTGCTGATAATGTATTATATATTTTAAAATCTTGCATTTAACTTATTATTTCTTGTATCTTTTTTTCAAATTTAATATAATATCATTAACCATTTGCGATAAATTAAAATTTGGTTTCCAACCCCAATCTTTTCTTGCATAATCATCATTAATTGATTGAGGCCACCCTTTTGCCAAATCGTCTCTATAATCAGGTTCATATTTTACTGTAAAATCTTTAAAGTACTTTTTTATCTCATGTTCTATCTCCTTAGGGCTAAAATATAACGATGATAAATTATATGATGTTCGTATTTTTATTGAGTTTAAAGGAGCATCCATAATACTAATTGTTGCATTAATGGCGTCATCCATATACATCATTGGTAATGTTCTATTCTCAGATAAGAAACATGTGTAATTTCTATTTTTGATTGCTTCATGAAATATATCTACTGCATAATCTGTGGTACCTCCTCCAGGCATTGACTCCCATCCTATCAAGCCTGGATACCTTAGACTACGCACATCAATTCCAAACTTACTATAATAATAATTACATAAATTTTCACCTGCCAATTTACTTACACCGTAAATAGTGGTTGGCTCTGTAATTGCGTACTGATCTACATTATTTTTTGGAGAAGAAGGTCCAAACACTGCAATTGAACTGGGCCAAAAAATTTTCTTAATTTTTTTATCCTTTGCAAAATTTAAAATATGACGTAAACCATTTATATTTAAATCCCATGCCTTATCAATATTCTCCTCACCTTTTGCAGATAAATAAGCTGCTAATAAATAGACCTCAGCAATATTATGCTTATTAATAATTAACTCTAATTTTTCTTTATCTAAAACACTACAAAGTTCGAAAATAAATTTGTGTGACTTCCGAGGAGGATTTAAATCACTACCTATTACATTTTCGTAACCGTATTTTTTACATAACCTATTAATTAAAACAGTACCAATTTGACCATTTGAACCAATAACTAAAATCTTTTTTTTTAACGACATAAACATGAATATAGTAACAAATATATAATCTATTAATTATCTTTGATTTAAGATGAGAAAAAAAAATACAATTTTACATAATAAGTTTGGAAGGGAGGATTTAGAAAAACAATTATCTCAAGAAGAGTTTAAAAGAACAACCCTTTCTTTTTACAAATATGTTAAAATAGAAGACCCTATATCCTTAAGAAAAGAATTGTTTATAAAATGGAATGAATTAAAAGTAAAAGGAAGAATATATATTGCCATGGAAGGTATAAATGCTCAATTATCATGTCCTAGTCCAAATTGGGATCAGTTTGTGAACTCTGTAAAATCAGTTAAGGGTTTTGAAAATATCCCATTTAAAATTGCATTGGAAGAAAATAAAATATCCTTTTTAAAATTAGTAATTAAAATAAAAAAACAAATCGTAGCTGATGGATTAAATGCAAATGAATATGACGTCACTAATGTAGGGTCTCATCTTTGTGCAAAAGAATGGAATGAATGTATTAACAATGGAGCAATTGTTGTAGATGTTAGAAATCATTATGAAAGCAGAATTGGTCATTTTAAGGACGCTATAAAACCTGATGTAGATACATTTAGAGAAGAATTACCATTAATAAAAGAGAAACTGAAAAATCGAAAAGAAGAGAAAATTTTATTGTATTGTACAGGGGGAATTAGATGTGAAAAAACCAGTTCCTACTTAAAGCACCATGGCTTCAAAGATGTCAATCAGCTTCATGGCGGAATAATTGATTATGCAAAGCAAATAAAAGAACACAATCTAGAAAATAAATTTATTGGTAAAAATTTTGTATTTGACGATCGGTTAGGAGAAAAAATATCAAATGATATAATTGGAACATGTGATCAATGTGGGGGGCCATGCGACGACTATACAAACTGCAATTATGTAGATTGCAATTTACTATTTATACAATGTAAAAAATGTCAAACAAAATATGAGGGTTGTTGCAACAGTGAGTGTAAAAAAATGTCTAAACTACCGAAGATTGAACAAAAGAAATTAAGAAAAGTGAGAAAAAGACCATCATTGAATTCATTTAAAAAAAGTATTAGACCAAAAGAAAATATTACTGAAAGAAACATAAACAATTGATAATAAGTATATTTACAATATAATTATTAAACTATGCCTTTTTATCATAAACTTGGTGATATACCAAATAAAAGACACACTGTATTTAAATCAGAATCTGGGAAGCACCGATACGAGGAACTATTCGGAACAATTGGTTTTGTCGGAATGTCTTCACTTGTATACCACGCACAAAGACCAACACAAGTAAAAGAAATTCTAAAAAAAGAAAATATGCAACCCGAAGTTGCAGTAGAAAATAATATAAAATCAAGACTATTAAAAGGTTTTGATTTACCCAAAGCTAAGAATTATCTAGAAAGTCGGACACCAATTCTTATTAATAAGGACTGTCATATTTCACTAGCAGCTCCTAGTGAATCTATGACAGATTGTTTTTATAAAAATACTGATGCAGATGAATTAATTTTCATTCATAAAGGCTCTGGAGTATTAAAAACAATGCTTGGTAATTTAGATTTTTCATATGGAGATTACCTTTTAATTCCAAGAGGTATTATTTATCAAATTAAATTTAATAATGAAGAGAATCGATTATTTATAGTTGAATCTTTTCATCCTATGTACACTCCTAAAAGATACCGTAATCACTTTGGACAATTATTAGAACATTCTCCATATTGTGAAAGAGATATTAGAAGGCCAAAGGATTTAATTACTAAAGATGAAAAAGGAGATTTTTTAATGATGATAAAAAAAGAAGGTATGATGCACCACGTAATATATGGTTCTCATCCTTTTGATGTTGTTGGGTGGGATGGATATAACTATCCGTATGCTTTTTCAATTCATGACTTTGAGCCAATTACTGGAAGAGTTCATCAACCGCCACCAGTACATCAAACATTTGAAACTGATGCTTTTGTTGTTTGTTCTTTCTGTCCAAGGCTATATGATTATCACCCAAAATCAATACCTGCCCCATATAATCACAGCAATATAGACTCTGATGAAGTCCTTTATTATGTAGATGGTGACTTTATGAGCAGAAATCATGTTGAAAAAGGATATATTAGTTTGCATCCTGCTGGTATTCCTCATGGCCCTCATCCCGGAGCAATGGAACGTAGTATAGGACAAAAAGAAACACAAGAATTAGCAGTGATGGTAGATACTTTTAAGCCTCTGAAATTAACCAAGGCTGCAATGAGTCTAGATGATGGAAAATACTATAAATCCTGGATAGAAAATGACTGAAAAATTAAAAAAAATATTTCCTAAAGCACAGGATTTTCTTCCAATTAAAGGAACTGACTATGTTGAATTTTATGTGGGTAACGCTAAGCAAGCTGCGCACTTTTATAAAACTGCATTTGGCTTTCAATCATTAGCATATTCGGGTTTAGAAACTGGTGACTCTACTAAAACTTCATATGTCTTATTTCAAGATAAAATAAGAATTGTATTAACTACTCCAATGTCTGGCAACACCGAAATTGAAGATCATATTACAAAACATGGAGATGGTGTCAAAGTTATCGCGCTTTGGGTAGACGATGCCACAAAAGCTTGGGAAGAAACTACTAAAAGAGGAGCTAAATCATACATGAAGCCAAATCAAAAAGAAGACAAAAACGGCTTAGTAATACGGTCTGGAATTCATACTTACGGAGATACCGTTCATATTTTTGTAGAAAGAACAAAATATAATGGAATTTTTCTTCCTGGATTTGAAAAATGGGAATCATCATATAAACCAGAACCAATTGGATTAAAATATATTGATCATATGGTAGGAAATGTCGGCTGGAATGAAATGAACATTTGGGAAAATTTTTACCGTGATATTATGGGATTTGCAAATCTTATAACTTTTGATGATAAAGATATTTCAACTAAATATACCGCCTTAATGAGTAAGGTTATGACAAATGGTAATGGTCGAATCAAGTTCCCAATTAATGAGCCTGCAAAAGGCGAAAAAAAATCACAAATTGAGGAATATCTAGAGTTCTACAACGGTCCAGGTTGTCAACATATTGCAATTGCTACTGATGATATTATCCATACTGTAAGTGAAATGAATAAAAGAGGTGTCGAGTTTCTACATGTTCCTAAAAATTACTACGATACTGTATTAAATCGCGTTGGCAAAATTGATGAAAAAATATCAAAACTTAGGGATTTAAGTATATTAGTTGACCGTGATGAGGAAGGATATTTACTACAAATCTTTACTAAGCCTGTTGAAGATCGTCCTACTTTATTCTTTGAAATTATCCAAAGAAAGGGTGCGCAGTCTTTTGGAAAAGGTAATTTTAAAGCATTATTTGAAGCAATAGAAAATGAACAAAAAAAACGAGGAACCTTAACTTAAATTTTCATGGACCCATACATTCTTATTATTTCATTATCCTCTATAATCATTATTTCACATTTTTTGAATATCTATTCTGAGAATACAGGTGTCCCTTCTGTTCTAATTCTAATTTTGTTTGGAGCGATTTTACAACTTGACACACAAATAGTAGGATTTCAAATTCTTGATGATACAACACGTAAACCCCTTCTTAAAGTCCTTGGGGTTGCAGGTTTAATTCTAATTTTATTAGAGGCCGCTTTAGATTTGAAAATTAATAAAAATATGATTGTTTCCTCTCTAAGAGCATTTTTTGTCGGTTTATTTGGCTTACTGTGCACTTCATTTGCAATTGCATATATTTTACAAGTTTTTGTTAGCGATTTAGATCTTCTACATGCACTATTATATTCCGTGCCATTGTCAATCATTAGTAGCGCTATAATTATACCTAGTATTCAAAGTTTAGATGAAAGCAAAAGATCGTTTTTAATATATGAAAGTACGTTTTCAGATGTCCTAGGTTTACTAATGTTTCAAGTAATACTTGGTTCATTAGCAACAGGCGCAGTTAAAAAATCTTCTGAAATTGTAGGAAATATTGGACTATCTATATTAATCTCAATCATAATTAGTATTGTTTTAATTTACCTTTTTCAAAAAATAAAAGGTCATACAAAATTGTTTTTTCTTTTTTCAATCCTCCTTTTACTATACGCCTTAGGTGAAATGTTACACCTTTCATCATTATTAATTGTACTAATATTTGGAATCATTTTAAATAACTACCAGTTAGTTTTTGTTGGATTTTTATCTAATTTAATTGACGATGAAAAAGTAACATCTATCCAAAATTATTTTAAAATAATTATCATGGAGAGCGCATTTGTTGTTCGTACGTTCTTTTTTATCTTATTTGGATATTATGTCTCATTAAGTTCATTATTAAATTTTGAAGTAATAATCATTAGCCTCGTTCTTTTGGCAGCAATATATTTTATCCGATTTGTTTTAATTTTCCCGACGATGGGTGGTAGGTCGTGGCCAGAATTATTTTTATCTCCTAGAGGATTAATTACCATTCTACTTTTCTTTTCGATCCCGGAAGAATACGTTGTAAATACAGTGTTTCACACTGAAATTATTCCTGGAATACTCTTGTTTATTATACTGGGAAGTGCATTAGCAATGAGTAATGCACTCATTGGAGTTAAAAAATTAGAATTTGAGAAAAAATTAGCTGAGATTGAAGATGAAAGCAAAGATGCTGAACTTGACAATATTGATCCCGAAACAGACATGCTAAATGATGATTATATTGGTTCTGATATCAAAGAAAGTGAAACAAACGACCTTTTAGAAGAAGAGCAAAATAATGAGACTGACAGTAACGATCTCCAGAGTTTATAGAAAAATCTAAAGTTGAAACCTTAGTAAATATATAAGTATTACAATAAATAATGAGGGCAACATATTTATTGGGTTAATATGTTTATAGCCTAAAATCTGCAATCCTAATGCAATTATTATTACCCCACCGACTGAGCTAAAATAATCTACTAATAATAATGGGAAAAAATCTTTATAATAAAAAACTAAGATAGTAATCCCACCTTGAAAAGCTATCATTGGAATAACGGAAAACAGCACTCCTACTCCTAACGTAGAAGCTAAAATAATTGAGCTTATACCATCCATTATGCTTTTTGTATATAGAATAGTTGGAGATTTCCCAAGGCCTTCGTCAATGGCTCCAACAATAGTCATAGATCCGACGCAAAACAAGAAAAAAGCAGTTATAATACCCTCGGAAAAAGTGTCTGATCGAAGATTTAGTTTATTTTTTAGTTTGTTTATAAAATATGAAATTTTATCTGAAAAATTACCCCACTCACCCAACAAGGTGCCTAATACAATCGATAAAAGCATAACAATAAAATCTATGTTTTTTAACGACATATTTAAGCCTAATACAACAGTAAAAAGGCCTATAATAAAAAAAACTTTTTTATTTAATTCTGGATTAATATATCTTTTTAAAAATAAACCTATTGATCCACCCAAAATTACAGTCAGAACATTAAATAATGTACCTAGTGGTATCATGTTTTTTTCTGATTAAGATTGATTCCTAGCTCATCTAACTGATTTGAGTCAATGTTTGATGGTGCATTTAACATCACATCTCTTCCTGAATTATTTTTTGGAAATGCGATAAAGTCCTTAATACTATCTGAACCAGATATAACAGCACATATTCTATCCAAACCAAATGCAATACCTCCGTGAGGCGGAGCACCATATTCAAAAGCTTCCATTAAAAAACCAAACTTATCTTTTGCTTCGTCATTACTAAAGCCTAATAAGTTAAAAACTTTTTTTTGCAAGTCTTTGTCGTGTATTCTTATTGATCCACCACCTATTTCTGTGCCATTTAAGGCCATATCATAAGCATTTGCACGAACTAATTGAGGGTCTGATTCAAGTAAATCTATATCTTCTTGATTTGGTGATGTAAATGGATGATGCATAGAATGATATTGTCCTGATGTTGAATCAAACTCAAACAATGGGAAATCTGTAACCCAAACAGGGGCAAACTTATTTGGGTCACGAAGACTTAAACGATTTGCTACTTCTAATCTTAGATTACTAATTGCATTTATTGTGCTTTGTTTTTCTCCGGCAATGATTAAGAGTAAATCTCCGTAATTAGCCTCACTCTTTTCCTTCCATTGTTCTAAGTGAATTTTACTAAAAAATTTGTCTACTGAAGATTTGTAATCTGCACTACCATTAAACTTACAATAAATCAAACCTGAAGCACCTATTTGTGGTCTTTTTATCCATTCTGTTAATGAATCTATTTGTTTTCTTGACAACTCAGCCCCTCCCTTAACAACAATTCCTAAAATAGATTCTGCATTATCAAAGACTTTAAAGCCTTGACCTTTGCATACAGTACTTAAATCTTTGATTCGCATATCAAACCTGAGGTCAGGTTTGTCAGTGCCATAATCCTTAATAGCTTGATCATAAGTCATTCTTGGTATTTTATTAATTTTAACCCCCTTGACTTTAAAGAGAATCTCTTTTATAAAATCTTCAAAGATATGTAAGATATCTTCAGTATCAACAAATGCCATCTCACAGTCAATTTGTGTAAATTCAGGTTGTCTATCAGCCCTAAAATCTTCATCACGAAAACATTTCACAATTTGATAATATTTGTCATATCCTGAGACCATTAATAATTGTTTAAATGTTTGGGGTGACTGTGGCAAAGCGTAAAATTCACCTAAATTAAGTCTTGAGGGAACAACAAAATCTCTTGCTCCTTCAGGTGTAGATTTAATTAACACAGGAGTTTCAATTTCTAGAAAACCATTGGTTTTTAGAAAGTTTCTAGTGAAGAAAGTCACATCTGATCTCATAATTAAATTTTTTTGAATTGGCCTTCTTCTGAGATCTAAATATCTATATTCCATTCTTAACTCGTCACCTCCGTCAGTTTGATCCTCAATTGTAAACGGTGGTGTTTTTGAAGTATTTAAAATAATTAAAGATTTTACCTCAACTTCTATT
This is a stretch of genomic DNA from Flavobacteriales bacterium TMED191. It encodes these proteins:
- a CDS encoding M28 family peptidase — encoded protein: MVRPGNILVSILVFLFFSCKNNEVKSLKLDIETAEIIVPKFNADSAYSFIEAQVNFGPRVPNSQAHLNCAIYLKNKLSEYGAEVIIQSDVVERFDGHRMSMKNIIASFNNDAYTRILLCAHWDSRYIADNDSININNPILGANDGGSGVGVLLEIARQIQIKPIDIGVDIIFFDVEDQGEPSGTINSKPHSWCLGSQYWSNNPHVANYFADYGILLDMVGGENARFTKEGVSIKFASRIVEKVWSTASKNGYSNFFISEKTPPIIDDHLYINNLIHIPTINIVEYDANTHNRFNKHHHKHSDDMSNIDKATLNAVGQTVLEVLYHED
- a CDS encoding cysteine--tRNA ligase; this translates as MQDFKIYNTLSAKKEVFKSIRPGVVTMYVCGPTVYGEGHLGHARPAITFDILFRYFKHLKYKVRYVRNITDVGHLVNDADEGGDKIGETAKALQLEPMEVAHFYTKKYHESMDKLNVQSPSIEPLASGHIIEQIEMIKKIIINGFGYVVNGSVYFDVVKYNKSNKYGSLSRRKIEDLMDNTRDLAGQSDKKNSVDFALWKNASPEHIMRWPSPWGDGFPGWHLECSAMSCKYLGEEFDIHGGGMDLVFPHHEAEIAQCCAANNNKGANYWMHNNMITIGGQKMGKSLGNFITLNEFFEGSHDKLEQAYHPMVIRFFLLQAHYRSTIDFSNSALKAAEKGLIRLFNGINTLNEIQPHKSSNLDVSLFTSKCDEAINDDLNTPIVLSHLFDAVKIINSTKEGSNHLSGDNIEELKKLFNKYVVDIFGLSSIEDKSNSSDISDVMSLILDIRNNSKKNKDWETADKIRDGLNSLNIEIKDTKDGATWKHIS
- a CDS encoding NAD-dependent epimerase/dehydratase family protein, giving the protein MSLKKKILVIGSNGQIGTVLINRLCKKYGYENVIGSDLNPPRKSHKFIFELCSVLDKEKLELIINKHNIAEVYLLAAYLSAKGEENIDKAWDLNINGLRHILNFAKDKKIKKIFWPSSIAVFGPSSPKNNVDQYAITEPTTIYGVSKLAGENLCNYYYSKFGIDVRSLRYPGLIGWESMPGGGTTDYAVDIFHEAIKNRNYTCFLSENRTLPMMYMDDAINATISIMDAPLNSIKIRTSYNLSSLYFSPKEIEHEIKKYFKDFTVKYEPDYRDDLAKGWPQSINDDYARKDWGWKPNFNLSQMVNDIILNLKKRYKK
- a CDS encoding rhodanese-related sulfurtransferase — translated: MRKKNTILHNKFGREDLEKQLSQEEFKRTTLSFYKYVKIEDPISLRKELFIKWNELKVKGRIYIAMEGINAQLSCPSPNWDQFVNSVKSVKGFENIPFKIALEENKISFLKLVIKIKKQIVADGLNANEYDVTNVGSHLCAKEWNECINNGAIVVDVRNHYESRIGHFKDAIKPDVDTFREELPLIKEKLKNRKEEKILLYCTGGIRCEKTSSYLKHHGFKDVNQLHGGIIDYAKQIKEHNLENKFIGKNFVFDDRLGEKISNDIIGTCDQCGGPCDDYTNCNYVDCNLLFIQCKKCQTKYEGCCNSECKKMSKLPKIEQKKLRKVRKRPSLNSFKKSIRPKENITERNINN
- a CDS encoding homogentisate 1,2-dioxygenase; this translates as MPFYHKLGDIPNKRHTVFKSESGKHRYEELFGTIGFVGMSSLVYHAQRPTQVKEILKKENMQPEVAVENNIKSRLLKGFDLPKAKNYLESRTPILINKDCHISLAAPSESMTDCFYKNTDADELIFIHKGSGVLKTMLGNLDFSYGDYLLIPRGIIYQIKFNNEENRLFIVESFHPMYTPKRYRNHFGQLLEHSPYCERDIRRPKDLITKDEKGDFLMMIKKEGMMHHVIYGSHPFDVVGWDGYNYPYAFSIHDFEPITGRVHQPPPVHQTFETDAFVVCSFCPRLYDYHPKSIPAPYNHSNIDSDEVLYYVDGDFMSRNHVEKGYISLHPAGIPHGPHPGAMERSIGQKETQELAVMVDTFKPLKLTKAAMSLDDGKYYKSWIEND
- the hppD gene encoding 4-hydroxyphenylpyruvate dioxygenase; its protein translation is MTEKLKKIFPKAQDFLPIKGTDYVEFYVGNAKQAAHFYKTAFGFQSLAYSGLETGDSTKTSYVLFQDKIRIVLTTPMSGNTEIEDHITKHGDGVKVIALWVDDATKAWEETTKRGAKSYMKPNQKEDKNGLVIRSGIHTYGDTVHIFVERTKYNGIFLPGFEKWESSYKPEPIGLKYIDHMVGNVGWNEMNIWENFYRDIMGFANLITFDDKDISTKYTALMSKVMTNGNGRIKFPINEPAKGEKKSQIEEYLEFYNGPGCQHIAIATDDIIHTVSEMNKRGVEFLHVPKNYYDTVLNRVGKIDEKISKLRDLSILVDRDEEGYLLQIFTKPVEDRPTLFFEIIQRKGAQSFGKGNFKALFEAIENEQKKRGTLT
- a CDS encoding sodium:proton exchanger yields the protein MDPYILIISLSSIIIISHFLNIYSENTGVPSVLILILFGAILQLDTQIVGFQILDDTTRKPLLKVLGVAGLILILLEAALDLKINKNMIVSSLRAFFVGLFGLLCTSFAIAYILQVFVSDLDLLHALLYSVPLSIISSAIIIPSIQSLDESKRSFLIYESTFSDVLGLLMFQVILGSLATGAVKKSSEIVGNIGLSILISIIISIVLIYLFQKIKGHTKLFFLFSILLLLYALGEMLHLSSLLIVLIFGIILNNYQLVFVGFLSNLIDDEKVTSIQNYFKIIIMESAFVVRTFFFILFGYYVSLSSLLNFEVIIISLVLLAAIYFIRFVLIFPTMGGRSWPELFLSPRGLITILLFFSIPEEYVVNTVFHTEIIPGILLFIILGSALAMSNALIGVKKLEFEKKLAEIEDESKDAELDNIDPETDMLNDDYIGSDIKESETNDLLEEEQNNETDSNDLQSL
- a CDS encoding DUF554 domain-containing protein — its product is MIPLGTLFNVLTVILGGSIGLFLKRYINPELNKKVFFIIGLFTVVLGLNMSLKNIDFIVMLLSIVLGTLLGEWGNFSDKISYFINKLKNKLNLRSDTFSEGIITAFFLFCVGSMTIVGAIDEGLGKSPTILYTKSIMDGISSIILASTLGVGVLFSVIPMIAFQGGITILVFYYKDFFPLLLVDYFSSVGGVIIIALGLQILGYKHINPINMLPSLFIVILIYLLRFQL
- the aspS gene encoding aspartate--tRNA ligase; its protein translation is MSYRTANNGELRKDNVNSIVTLCGWIQKIRNLGGMTFIDLRDRYGITQLVFDLDSDAKLCEKARKLGREYVVKIEGLVVLRSSINKLIPTGEIEVEVKSLIILNTSKTPPFTIEDQTDGGDELRMEYRYLDLRRRPIQKNLIMRSDVTFFTRNFLKTNGFLEIETPVLIKSTPEGARDFVVPSRLNLGEFYALPQSPQTFKQLLMVSGYDKYYQIVKCFRDEDFRADRQPEFTQIDCEMAFVDTEDILHIFEDFIKEILFKVKGVKINKIPRMTYDQAIKDYGTDKPDLRFDMRIKDLSTVCKGQGFKVFDNAESILGIVVKGGAELSRKQIDSLTEWIKRPQIGASGLIYCKFNGSADYKSSVDKFFSKIHLEQWKEKSEANYGDLLLIIAGEKQSTINAISNLRLEVANRLSLRDPNKFAPVWVTDFPLFEFDSTSGQYHSMHHPFTSPNQEDIDLLESDPQLVRANAYDMALNGTEIGGGSIRIHDKDLQKKVFNLLGFSNDEAKDKFGFLMEAFEYGAPPHGGIAFGLDRICAVISGSDSIKDFIAFPKNNSGRDVMLNAPSNIDSNQLDELGINLNQKKT